One Massilia putida DNA window includes the following coding sequences:
- a CDS encoding SDR family oxidoreductase: MHIDLSGKRVIVTGASRGIGLAIARAFAAEGARVAICARTAEAVEATGRELAGQAQAVIARAVDVTDSPGVKAFVEEVAASWGGVDVLVNNAGQGRGGNLDTLTPEQILEHANILQMGHFRFVQAVVPHMRRQRWGRIVEINALAGAIPTPDGIPSVINRAACLALSKSLGMSLAKDNILVNSLNMGWIDTGQWDRHFREVGPGVSREEFDRMVLKVVPLGRFGKPEDVVGMALFLASDYAGFISAASIDIAGGLQGQIAYYPTLKREFTEMVRERNAGGGAA, from the coding sequence ATGCATATCGACTTGAGCGGCAAGCGCGTCATCGTGACCGGTGCCTCGCGCGGCATCGGCCTGGCCATCGCGCGGGCCTTCGCGGCGGAGGGCGCCCGCGTCGCCATCTGCGCGCGCACGGCGGAGGCGGTGGAGGCGACGGGCCGGGAACTGGCGGGCCAGGCGCAGGCGGTGATCGCGCGCGCAGTGGACGTGACCGACAGCCCCGGCGTCAAGGCCTTCGTCGAGGAGGTCGCCGCAAGCTGGGGCGGCGTCGACGTCCTCGTCAACAATGCGGGCCAGGGCCGCGGCGGCAACCTCGACACCCTCACGCCCGAACAGATCCTCGAGCACGCCAACATCCTGCAGATGGGGCATTTCCGCTTCGTGCAGGCGGTGGTGCCGCACATGCGCCGGCAGCGCTGGGGACGCATCGTCGAGATCAACGCGCTGGCCGGCGCGATCCCGACGCCCGACGGCATTCCCTCGGTGATCAACCGCGCCGCCTGCCTGGCACTGTCCAAGTCGCTCGGCATGTCGCTCGCCAAGGACAACATCCTCGTCAATTCGCTCAACATGGGATGGATCGATACCGGCCAGTGGGACCGCCATTTCCGCGAAGTGGGCCCCGGCGTCAGCCGCGAGGAGTTCGACCGGATGGTGCTGAAAGTCGTGCCGCTGGGACGCTTCGGCAAGCCCGAGGACGTGGTCGGCATGGCGCTGTTCCTGGCCAGCGACTATGCGGGTTTCATCAGCGCGGCGTCGATCGACATCGCCGGCGGGCTGCAGGGACAGATCGCGTATTACCCGACGCTGAAGCGCGAATTCACCGAGATGGTCCGTGAACGCAACGCCGGCGGCGGCGCCGCCTGA
- a CDS encoding DUF1302 domain-containing protein — translation MYQASGNSILASHALRGIAAAAAVVCASHALAGEIEVSNPDVKMRLDATVRYTGGVRTEKPDSRLLNNYIYDEGDSKFDRGDMVTNRVDLLTEFDVSYKNKIGARVSGAAWYDQAYDDHTVKSPAGFVTAYRNNRYNNEVARYVNGPSGEILDAFVWANVDLGQVPVNVKVGRQTNVWGEGLLLGAHAISYGQSPVDGVKAAINPGVETKEVFLPVGQIHASAQVTDNLTLVGQYYYEWKPTRIPHAGTYLMGADTAPSSDFLAFPIPGVAAQIIEARKPGQHGNWGVGARLNVEAIESTFGAYYRRFDDYSPELGVQLLDFKGPLPTRARFLYPQDVEQISLSFGRVIHSVAVGAELSYRKNGALNTPSSVVTDTGARGDTWHAVLNGIYMLPATPVWQTGTLVAELAYNRLDKVTANPALYRSVGSAACVDSRTGKAGSGTRDDGCSTRDAWIMALKFSPQYLNVLPSWDLTIPVSVTYGLSGNAPTAGGGTQGEVRWSVGATMTYASRYEFALSYADRNLPVRELNGKITGGAAHSNSSVGVIDRGWLSFTFKTAF, via the coding sequence ATGTACCAGGCAAGCGGTAATTCCATTCTCGCCAGCCACGCGCTGCGCGGCATCGCGGCGGCGGCAGCCGTCGTTTGCGCCAGCCACGCGCTGGCCGGCGAAATCGAGGTGAGCAATCCCGACGTCAAGATGCGTCTCGACGCGACGGTGCGCTACACCGGCGGCGTGCGCACCGAAAAGCCGGACAGCCGGCTGCTGAACAACTACATCTACGACGAGGGCGATTCGAAGTTCGACCGCGGCGACATGGTCACCAACCGTGTCGACCTGCTGACCGAATTCGACGTCAGCTACAAGAACAAGATCGGCGCGCGGGTCTCGGGCGCGGCCTGGTACGACCAGGCCTACGACGATCACACGGTCAAGTCGCCGGCGGGTTTCGTCACCGCCTACCGCAACAACCGGTACAACAACGAGGTGGCGCGCTACGTGAACGGGCCGTCGGGCGAGATCCTCGACGCCTTCGTGTGGGCCAACGTCGACCTGGGCCAGGTGCCGGTCAACGTGAAGGTGGGCCGCCAGACCAACGTCTGGGGCGAGGGGCTGCTGCTCGGCGCCCACGCGATCTCGTACGGCCAGTCGCCCGTCGACGGCGTCAAGGCGGCGATCAACCCGGGCGTCGAGACCAAGGAAGTCTTCTTGCCGGTCGGGCAGATCCACGCTAGCGCCCAGGTCACCGACAACCTGACCCTGGTCGGCCAGTATTACTACGAATGGAAGCCGACCCGCATCCCGCATGCCGGCACCTACCTGATGGGCGCGGACACGGCACCGTCGTCCGACTTCCTCGCGTTCCCGATCCCGGGCGTCGCGGCCCAGATCATCGAGGCGCGCAAGCCGGGCCAGCACGGGAACTGGGGCGTCGGAGCGCGCCTGAACGTCGAGGCGATCGAATCGACGTTCGGCGCCTACTACCGCCGCTTCGACGATTATTCGCCAGAACTCGGTGTCCAGCTGCTCGATTTCAAGGGGCCGCTGCCGACCCGCGCGCGTTTCCTGTACCCGCAGGACGTCGAGCAGATCAGCCTGAGCTTCGGGCGGGTGATCCATAGCGTCGCCGTCGGCGCCGAACTGTCGTACCGCAAGAACGGCGCGTTGAACACGCCGTCGTCCGTGGTCACCGACACGGGCGCGCGCGGCGACACCTGGCACGCCGTCCTGAACGGTATCTACATGCTGCCGGCGACGCCGGTCTGGCAGACCGGCACCCTGGTCGCCGAACTGGCGTACAACCGGCTGGACAAGGTCACCGCCAACCCGGCGTTGTACCGCTCGGTGGGTTCGGCGGCGTGCGTCGACTCGCGTACCGGCAAGGCCGGCTCGGGCACCAGGGACGACGGCTGCTCCACCCGGGATGCCTGGATCATGGCGCTGAAATTCTCGCCCCAGTACCTGAACGTGCTGCCGTCCTGGGACCTGACGATCCCGGTCAGCGTCACCTACGGCCTGTCGGGCAATGCGCCGACGGCCGGCGGCGGCACGCAGGGCGAAGTGCGCTGGTCCGTGGGCGCGACCATGACCTATGCGTCCAGGTACGAATTCGCACTCAGCTACGCCGACCGCAACCTGCCGGTCCGTGAGCTGAACGGAAAAATCACCGGCGGCGCGGCACATAGCAACTCGTCGGTCGGGGTCATCGACCGCGGCTGGCTGTCATTCACCTTCAAGACGGCATTCTAA
- a CDS encoding DUF1329 domain-containing protein — translation MNKHRLALALLAGFAGVAQGAVTAEEAKQLGSTLTQVGAIKAGNKEGTIPAYTGGLTKAPAGFKAGSGFWADPFKDEAPSFRIDAKNWQQYADKLSDGQKELFKKNPGFYMDVYPSHRTAAQPEGVLARTVRNATSCKTIKNGLAVEPECRGGIPFPIAKTGYEMMWNHQLRYKADTTTKQSRSWVVDSSGKAVMTAQQQTFEETPYYHDELDGRDPEMYWRTYSVTSAPIRKAGEVTGLMDFLDPTEKPRRAWSYAPGQRRIKLAPEFSYDTPVASMGGVTLFDELFVFSGQMDRFDFKLVGKKEMYVPYNEYKLYFSCGVEEQFKEKYPNPACWRWELHRMWVVEATLKPGFRHVYAKRTYYIDEDTYGAMLYDAYDRSGQLYRSIFNSMVQLYDVNAPYMVKNVVFDFNKGMYALVNDGLVGGYGVVTKPRPNRELNPESIVAKETAR, via the coding sequence ATGAACAAGCATCGACTTGCACTGGCATTGCTGGCCGGCTTCGCCGGCGTCGCCCAGGGCGCGGTAACGGCCGAGGAAGCCAAGCAGCTGGGCAGCACGCTGACCCAGGTGGGCGCCATCAAGGCCGGTAACAAGGAAGGCACGATCCCGGCCTACACCGGCGGGCTGACCAAGGCGCCGGCCGGGTTCAAGGCCGGCAGCGGGTTCTGGGCCGACCCCTTCAAGGACGAGGCGCCGAGCTTCCGCATCGACGCCAAGAACTGGCAGCAGTACGCAGACAAGCTGTCGGACGGGCAGAAGGAATTGTTCAAGAAGAATCCGGGCTTCTACATGGATGTCTACCCGAGCCACCGTACCGCCGCGCAGCCGGAAGGGGTGCTCGCCAGGACCGTGCGCAATGCCACGAGCTGCAAGACCATCAAGAACGGCCTGGCGGTCGAGCCGGAATGCCGCGGCGGCATCCCGTTCCCGATCGCCAAGACCGGCTACGAGATGATGTGGAACCACCAGTTGCGCTACAAGGCCGACACGACGACCAAGCAGTCGCGCTCGTGGGTCGTCGATTCCAGTGGCAAGGCAGTGATGACGGCGCAGCAGCAGACGTTCGAGGAAACGCCGTACTACCACGATGAACTCGACGGCCGCGACCCCGAGATGTACTGGCGCACCTATTCCGTCACCAGCGCGCCGATCCGCAAGGCGGGCGAAGTGACCGGCCTGATGGACTTCCTCGACCCGACCGAGAAGCCGCGCCGCGCCTGGAGCTATGCGCCGGGGCAGCGCCGCATCAAGCTCGCGCCCGAATTCTCGTACGACACGCCGGTCGCCAGCATGGGCGGCGTGACCCTGTTCGACGAACTGTTCGTGTTCTCGGGACAGATGGACCGTTTCGACTTCAAGCTGGTGGGCAAGAAGGAAATGTACGTGCCCTACAACGAGTACAAGCTCTACTTCAGCTGCGGCGTCGAGGAGCAGTTCAAGGAAAAGTACCCGAATCCGGCGTGCTGGCGCTGGGAACTGCATCGCATGTGGGTCGTCGAGGCGACGCTCAAGCCGGGCTTCCGCCATGTCTACGCGAAGCGGACCTACTACATCGACGAGGATACCTACGGCGCCATGCTGTACGACGCGTATGACCGCAGCGGCCAGCTGTATCGCTCGATCTTCAATTCGATGGTCCAGCTTTACGACGTCAATGCGCCATACATGGTCAAGAACGTGGTCTTCGACTTCAACAAGGGCATGTACGCGCTCGTCAACGATGGCCTGGTCGGTGGCTACGGCGTGGTCACCAAGCCGCGTCCGAACCGCGAACTGAATCCGGAATCCATCGTGGCCAAGGAAACCGCACGCTAA
- a CDS encoding WD40/YVTN/BNR-like repeat-containing protein, with translation MNNLNTLNARPGRLAGVVRHMAAAVLAIATLAAAAAGSPDPIDAAAAQSAVALKRPLSGIAAQGSTVVAVGAHGTILRSEDAGATWKQAAVPVAADLTTVRFTGPGIAWALGHDGVALRSADRGATWSRVLDGRALLALLNNHYRDLAARGDAGAVAVLDEVKRAAAQSATPDVLSYPFLDISIDAGGEGFLAGAFGLLLHTGDGGKSWEPWLERADNDRRMHLYALERASDGVFYLAGEQGLLRRYDRAAGRFTKLESPYAGTFFGLKAGEAGLAAFGLRGSAFVSADGGNSWKQLALGTEATVVDAVACAPGEMAFVTQDGRVLLGHGARATDAGAARGGEVAGAAQTGSGLLVLAGSAGTRQVRIQGCGTDNARIGKN, from the coding sequence GTGAACAATTTGAATACGCTTAACGCCCGACCCGGCCGGCTGGCCGGCGTCGTGCGACATATGGCGGCGGCGGTGCTCGCCATCGCCACCCTGGCCGCGGCCGCGGCGGGCAGCCCGGATCCGATCGACGCGGCGGCGGCCCAGTCGGCGGTGGCGCTCAAGCGTCCGCTGTCCGGCATCGCCGCGCAGGGCAGTACCGTCGTCGCCGTCGGCGCGCACGGCACGATCCTGCGGTCGGAAGACGCCGGCGCGACCTGGAAGCAGGCCGCGGTTCCCGTGGCCGCCGACCTGACCACGGTGCGCTTCACCGGGCCGGGCATCGCCTGGGCGCTCGGCCATGACGGCGTGGCGCTGCGCAGCGCCGACCGCGGCGCGACCTGGAGCAGGGTGCTCGACGGGCGCGCCCTGCTGGCCCTCCTGAACAACCATTACCGCGACCTGGCCGCGCGCGGCGATGCCGGCGCGGTGGCGGTGCTGGACGAGGTCAAGCGCGCCGCCGCGCAATCGGCCACGCCGGATGTGCTGTCCTATCCCTTCCTCGACATCAGCATCGACGCGGGCGGCGAAGGGTTCCTGGCGGGCGCGTTCGGCCTGCTGCTGCACACCGGCGACGGGGGCAAGAGCTGGGAACCGTGGCTCGAACGCGCCGACAACGACCGCCGCATGCACCTGTATGCGCTCGAACGGGCGTCGGACGGCGTGTTTTACCTGGCGGGCGAGCAGGGCCTGCTGCGCCGCTACGACCGGGCGGCGGGCCGTTTCACGAAGCTCGAGTCGCCTTATGCGGGCACGTTTTTCGGGCTGAAAGCCGGCGAGGCGGGGCTGGCCGCGTTCGGCCTGCGCGGCAGCGCCTTCGTCAGCGCCGACGGCGGGAACAGCTGGAAGCAGCTTGCGCTCGGCACCGAGGCCACCGTGGTCGACGCCGTGGCCTGCGCGCCGGGCGAAATGGCGTTCGTGACGCAGGACGGGCGGGTCCTGCTCGGCCATGGCGCCAGGGCGACCGACGCCGGCGCGGCGCGCGGTGGCGAGGTGGCCGGCGCGGCCCAGACCGGGTCGGGCCTGCTGGTGCTGGCCGGCAGCGCCGGCACAAGACAGGTCCGCATCCAAGGCTGCGGCACGGATAACGCAAGAATCGGGAAGAACTGA
- a CDS encoding efflux RND transporter permease subunit, whose product MAAHGNQPRMPVVRDVQDFDRASGNLLERVIFNHRLVVLLACLLATLFLGYSATRIKVNANFERMIPLGSPYIQNYLANKAQLPGLGNTVRIVVENKTGDIYDPAYLDVMRKVNDDLYMIDGVDRSWMKSIWMPIVRWREVTEDGITGGPVMPPQFDGSPAELARLRANVAKAGIVGRLVALDMKSSMIVAPLLDRDPKTGEPLDYGAFSRKLEDKIRTYESAKVGIHIVGFAKIVGDLIDGLKAVMMFFAVSVAVATVFVYLYTRCVRSTVLLVSAAVIGVVWLLGLMQLLGYELDPYSILVPFLIFAIGLSHGAQKMNGIIQDIGRGTHKYVAARYTFRRLFVAGVTALLANIVGFAVLIIIDIPVIRDLAITTSIGVSVLVFTKLFLIPVALSYIGIGKKAAQRALEADRDMAQGQSLLGRVWGRLDALTGRRWAFGVSILALLVTVASALVMQGLRIGDLDAGAPELRPDSRYNRDNAYITRNYGLSSDQFVVIMKTADEGCRLYSALTKMDGLAQLLRADPAVQTTTSLAEAVRFTTAAMSEGSGKWMTISRNQAITDGAMTAAAIATPDITNQSCSVSPLVVYLRDHKADTVARILKTSSQYAQANNTPAGAKEPVTFLLAAGNAGIEAATNIEVGKSIVMMYLAVYGSTALLCLITFRSVRATIVALIPLVITTVLCKALMVWLGIGLKVATLPVIAVGVGVGVDYALYLLSVQLACQRRGDSLRAAYRRSLDFTGKVVALVGMTMAAGVVTWAWSPIKFQADMGILLTFMFLWNMLGALVLTPALSYFLLNPRRAQDDACVSPTLEKNYV is encoded by the coding sequence ATGGCAGCGCACGGCAATCAACCCCGCATGCCCGTGGTACGGGACGTGCAAGACTTCGATCGCGCTTCGGGTAACCTGCTCGAACGCGTGATCTTCAACCATCGCCTGGTCGTGCTGCTGGCATGCCTGCTGGCCACGCTGTTCCTCGGCTATTCGGCCACCCGGATCAAGGTCAATGCCAACTTCGAGCGCATGATCCCGCTCGGCAGTCCGTATATCCAGAACTACCTCGCGAACAAGGCGCAGCTGCCGGGCCTCGGCAACACGGTGCGGATCGTCGTCGAGAACAAGACCGGCGACATCTACGACCCGGCCTACCTCGACGTCATGCGTAAGGTGAACGACGACCTGTACATGATCGACGGCGTCGACCGCTCGTGGATGAAGTCGATCTGGATGCCGATCGTGCGCTGGCGCGAGGTAACGGAGGACGGCATCACGGGCGGCCCCGTGATGCCGCCCCAGTTCGACGGCAGCCCCGCCGAACTGGCCAGGCTGCGCGCCAACGTGGCCAAGGCCGGCATCGTCGGACGCCTCGTCGCGCTCGACATGAAATCGAGCATGATCGTCGCGCCGCTGCTCGACCGCGACCCCAAGACCGGCGAGCCGCTCGACTACGGCGCGTTCTCGCGCAAGCTGGAAGACAAGATCCGCACCTACGAGAGCGCGAAGGTCGGCATCCACATCGTCGGCTTCGCCAAGATCGTCGGCGACCTGATCGACGGCCTGAAGGCAGTGATGATGTTCTTCGCCGTCTCGGTGGCCGTCGCCACCGTGTTCGTCTACCTGTACACGCGCTGCGTGCGCAGCACCGTGCTGCTGGTGTCGGCCGCGGTGATCGGCGTGGTGTGGCTGCTCGGCCTGATGCAGCTGCTGGGCTACGAGCTCGACCCGTACTCGATCCTGGTCCCGTTCCTGATCTTCGCGATCGGCCTCTCGCACGGCGCCCAGAAAATGAACGGCATCATCCAGGACATCGGGCGCGGCACCCACAAGTACGTGGCCGCGCGCTATACCTTCCGGCGCCTGTTCGTGGCCGGCGTGACGGCGCTGCTGGCCAACATCGTCGGCTTCGCCGTGCTGATCATCATCGACATCCCGGTCATCCGCGACCTCGCTATCACCACCAGCATCGGCGTGTCGGTACTGGTCTTCACGAAGCTGTTCCTGATCCCGGTGGCGCTGTCCTACATCGGCATCGGCAAGAAGGCGGCGCAGCGCGCACTGGAAGCCGACCGCGACATGGCCCAGGGACAGTCGCTGCTGGGCCGGGTGTGGGGGCGGCTCGACGCGCTGACCGGGCGCCGCTGGGCGTTCGGCGTGAGCATCCTGGCGCTGCTCGTCACCGTGGCGTCGGCGCTCGTGATGCAGGGCCTGCGCATCGGCGACCTCGACGCCGGCGCGCCGGAACTGCGGCCCGATTCGCGCTACAACCGCGACAACGCCTACATCACGCGCAACTACGGCCTGTCGAGCGACCAGTTCGTGGTGATCATGAAGACCGCGGACGAAGGCTGCCGCCTGTATTCGGCGCTGACGAAAATGGACGGCCTGGCGCAGCTGCTGCGCGCGGACCCGGCTGTGCAGACCACGACGTCGCTCGCCGAGGCCGTGCGCTTCACCACCGCCGCGATGTCGGAAGGGAGCGGCAAGTGGATGACGATCAGCCGCAACCAGGCGATCACCGACGGCGCCATGACGGCGGCGGCGATCGCCACGCCCGACATCACCAACCAGAGCTGCTCGGTGTCGCCGCTCGTGGTCTACCTGCGCGACCACAAGGCCGACACCGTGGCGCGCATCCTCAAGACGTCGAGCCAGTACGCCCAGGCCAACAACACCCCGGCCGGCGCCAAGGAGCCCGTGACCTTCCTGCTGGCGGCCGGCAACGCCGGCATTGAGGCCGCCACCAACATCGAGGTTGGCAAGAGCATCGTCATGATGTATCTGGCCGTCTACGGCTCGACCGCCCTGCTGTGCCTGATCACGTTCCGCAGCGTGCGTGCCACCATCGTCGCGCTGATCCCGCTGGTGATCACGACCGTCCTGTGCAAGGCGCTGATGGTCTGGCTGGGCATCGGGCTGAAAGTGGCGACCCTGCCGGTGATCGCGGTCGGGGTGGGGGTCGGGGTCGACTACGCGCTGTACCTGCTGTCGGTGCAGCTGGCCTGCCAGCGGCGCGGCGACAGCCTGCGCGCCGCCTACCGCCGTTCGCTCGACTTCACCGGCAAGGTCGTGGCCCTGGTCGGCATGACGATGGCCGCCGGCGTCGTCACGTGGGCCTGGTCGCCCATCAAGTTTCAGGCCGACATGGGCATCCTGCTGACCTTCATGTTCCTCTGGAATATGCTCGGCGCACTCGTGCTCACGCCGGCACTGTCGTATTTCCTGCTCAATCCCCGCCGCGCACAGGACGATGCGTGCGTCAGCCCTACCTTGGAGAAAAACTATGTTTGA
- a CDS encoding lactoylglutathione lyase, whose amino-acid sequence MFDLLLSADMMLPDPDGMTDLLVSKLGVHSHPNWRQAFDNHPYIAHFLRVHKSLAVAPTRLEPQWHLDYDNPGDPMFHEFLESLKDYQGRHRPMLTHSVVLALQGPKFDVFVDKLMRRGLAFRMAQRTPEMPFDRLWLGATPERPRYTPAVDGGLCIEVMPTEPLQMPPETFASPPAQPRDPKPGDMVRISARAFIVRDLDHTLRCCSTNLDWEPRGGVELLAREGQRRAVMPFTVANSAALHVIQPTAWNTPAAHYLNNWGPGLYYIRIAVNGLEAKADDLRARGTRFTWVEESESAGGRPLIRIEPSELRGQVIEFEEA is encoded by the coding sequence ATGTTTGACCTGCTGCTGTCAGCCGACATGATGCTGCCCGACCCGGACGGCATGACCGACCTGCTCGTGAGCAAACTGGGGGTGCACAGCCACCCGAACTGGCGCCAGGCCTTCGACAACCATCCGTACATCGCCCATTTCCTGCGCGTGCATAAATCGCTGGCCGTCGCGCCGACGCGCCTTGAGCCGCAGTGGCACCTGGACTACGACAACCCGGGCGACCCGATGTTCCACGAGTTTCTCGAGAGCCTGAAGGACTACCAGGGCCGCCACCGCCCGATGCTCACGCACTCGGTGGTGCTGGCGCTGCAGGGCCCGAAGTTCGACGTCTTCGTGGACAAGCTGATGCGCCGCGGTCTCGCCTTCCGCATGGCCCAGCGCACGCCCGAGATGCCGTTCGACCGCCTGTGGCTGGGCGCGACGCCGGAACGCCCGCGCTACACGCCCGCCGTCGACGGCGGCCTGTGCATCGAAGTGATGCCGACCGAGCCGCTGCAGATGCCGCCGGAAACCTTCGCCAGCCCGCCGGCCCAGCCGCGCGACCCGAAGCCGGGCGACATGGTGCGGATCAGCGCGCGCGCCTTCATCGTGCGCGATCTCGACCACACGCTGCGCTGCTGCTCGACGAACCTCGACTGGGAACCGCGCGGCGGCGTCGAACTGCTGGCCCGCGAAGGCCAGCGCCGCGCCGTGATGCCGTTCACGGTCGCCAACAGCGCGGCCTTGCACGTGATCCAGCCGACCGCGTGGAACACCCCGGCCGCGCACTACCTCAACAACTGGGGACCGGGCCTGTACTACATCCGCATTGCCGTGAACGGGCTAGAGGCCAAGGCCGACGACCTGCGTGCACGCGGCACGCGCTTTACCTGGGTCGAGGAATCGGAGTCCGCCGGCGGGCGCCCGCTGATCCGCATCGAGCCGTCGGAACTGCGCGGCCAGGTCATCGAGTTCGAGGAAGCGTGA
- a CDS encoding enoyl-CoA hydratase/isomerase family protein — MGDTDLKHNGGVAARAVNEAVTIEREGSLGWVVLTRPGQINAINDDVRNGVPHALRELDADPAIRVIAIRGAGLRGFCAGADIKEKRGPETAIEVRSRMQGARWIEAVDTVQKPVIAAVHGYCMGGGLELALACDIRYATPDAVFSLPETALGLIPGGGGTQRLARVVGPGRAMDLLLTGERLDAAAAKDIGLVTRVASASDALVDEVRAFATRIAARAPAATLLVKRAARSALDLELKQGLDLELDLFAMLKPSEDAREAALAFSEKRPPNFIGR; from the coding sequence ATGGGCGACACCGACCTGAAGCACAACGGCGGCGTGGCAGCGCGCGCCGTCAACGAGGCCGTCACCATCGAGCGCGAAGGCAGCCTGGGTTGGGTGGTGCTGACGCGCCCAGGCCAGATCAACGCGATCAACGACGACGTCCGCAACGGCGTGCCGCATGCGCTGCGCGAACTCGACGCCGACCCGGCGATCCGCGTGATCGCGATCCGCGGCGCTGGCCTGCGCGGCTTCTGCGCCGGCGCCGACATCAAGGAAAAGCGCGGCCCGGAAACCGCAATCGAGGTGCGCAGCCGGATGCAGGGCGCGCGCTGGATCGAAGCGGTCGACACCGTCCAGAAGCCGGTGATCGCCGCGGTGCACGGCTATTGCATGGGCGGCGGCCTGGAACTGGCGCTGGCCTGCGACATCCGCTACGCCACGCCGGATGCCGTCTTCAGCCTGCCGGAAACGGCGCTCGGCCTTATTCCCGGCGGCGGCGGCACGCAGCGCCTGGCGCGCGTGGTGGGCCCCGGCCGGGCGATGGACCTGTTGCTGACCGGCGAGCGCCTCGACGCGGCCGCGGCGAAGGACATCGGGCTGGTCACGCGCGTCGCGAGCGCGTCGGACGCACTGGTCGACGAGGTGCGCGCGTTCGCCACGCGCATTGCGGCGCGTGCGCCGGCAGCCACCTTGCTCGTCAAGCGCGCGGCCCGCAGCGCCCTCGACCTGGAGCTGAAGCAGGGACTGGACCTCGAACTCGACCTGTTCGCCATGCTCAAGCCGAGCGAAGATGCACGAGAAGCCGCGCTGGCCTTCAGCGAGAAGCGGCCGCCGAATTTCATCGGCCGCTGA
- a CDS encoding SDR family NAD(P)-dependent oxidoreductase, with the protein MNEQENKGKLDGRVAIVTGAAGGLGAEAARVLAAHGARVAIVDIDGEGARRVAAGIDAQGGQALALQCDIASEAEVGAMVEAVVARFGRVDVLHNNAAVLNVEQRRRDRDVVNMDVDAWDRAMAVNLRGAMLCSKYAIREMLKHGRGSVIFVTSGLGAQGDLSLTAYAASKAALAMLARSVAAQYGKQGIRSNALQIGLAPAENAHESMPAPLLEILRENHLTPELGTPRQIADVVAFLASDESAFVTGTTLVADGGFGSHTPSLVAMKALFAQTGAKGM; encoded by the coding sequence ATGAACGAACAAGAAAACAAAGGGAAGCTGGACGGACGGGTCGCGATCGTGACCGGCGCCGCCGGCGGCCTGGGCGCCGAGGCGGCGCGCGTGCTGGCGGCGCACGGGGCGCGGGTGGCCATCGTCGACATCGACGGCGAGGGCGCGCGCCGGGTCGCGGCCGGCATCGACGCGCAGGGCGGACAGGCGCTGGCGCTGCAGTGCGACATCGCGAGCGAGGCCGAGGTCGGCGCGATGGTCGAGGCGGTGGTGGCGCGCTTCGGGCGCGTGGACGTCCTGCACAACAACGCGGCCGTGCTGAACGTGGAACAGCGCCGGCGCGACCGCGACGTCGTCAACATGGATGTCGACGCCTGGGACCGCGCCATGGCGGTCAACCTGCGCGGCGCCATGTTGTGCAGCAAGTACGCGATCCGCGAAATGCTCAAGCATGGGCGCGGCTCGGTGATCTTCGTCACCTCGGGCTTGGGCGCGCAGGGCGACCTGTCGCTGACGGCCTACGCGGCGTCGAAGGCGGCGCTGGCGATGCTGGCGCGCTCGGTGGCGGCGCAGTACGGCAAGCAGGGCATCCGCTCGAACGCGCTGCAGATCGGGCTGGCCCCGGCCGAGAACGCGCACGAGAGCATGCCGGCGCCGCTGCTCGAGATCCTGCGCGAGAACCACCTGACGCCCGAACTGGGCACGCCGCGCCAGATCGCCGATGTCGTGGCGTTCCTGGCGTCCGACGAATCGGCCTTCGTCACGGGCACCACGCTGGTGGCGGACGGGGGTTTCGGCAGCCATACGCCTTCGCTGGTGGCGATGAAGGCCTTGTTTGCGCAAACCGGCGCGAAAGGGATGTGA